The following coding sequences lie in one Zingiber officinale cultivar Zhangliang chromosome 2B, Zo_v1.1, whole genome shotgun sequence genomic window:
- the LOC122047436 gene encoding F-box/FBD/LRR-repeat protein At1g16930-like isoform X1, whose product MGQRRRERAEDRISNLPDHLLQSILHLLPLKSAVRTDLLSKRWRGLWLNVLLSATDLDFGPDFAAAESPDQFSATVDRYLRLHGNSPLRRLRILFSPFDHLLPAIDTWVAVAATKRVEEFDLDLSQGIIDGVEGDYMDGRGQYLLPAALFRCESLTHLSLSRCDFSRPAHFAVFRRLNELNLCRVNVTDEALQELLVDCPVLERLSLMNCRLLGAVRVVGEPELQLRALALVDCPGIDELEINAPKLQSFVYSGGVCSQIDFGGMPELVDAKLSLVAGDSMEADYGDAIAQLSQVRNLSLCSGTLACIVANEEFEAEDFEVMFPNLHELQVTMKHISKEYLACVYDFFRHYPSPFLEKLFIQLPKDVHDLPEYFKLIISDIQKPPDIALDNLKVIKMTNFQGSNNEMKLVKFLLERAAALEYLLLVSPPFDGTDCLAKQNVEIEQTNPEERMWIKIILGQISALPKASPEVCIKLVEFWQDEDTINPTHNNNLYSRYDYQSGTVCHKLVHALFRGDIGVD is encoded by the exons ATGgggcaaagaagaagagaaagagccgAAGACAGGATCAGCAACCTCCCCGACCACCTCCTCCAATCCATCCTCCACCTCCTGCCTCTCAAATCTGCCGTCCGCACCGACCTCCTTTCCAAGCGGTGGCGCGGCCTGTGGCTCAACGTCCTCCTCTCCGCTACCGACCTCGACTTCGGCCCGGACTTCGCCGCCGCCGAGTCCCCCGACCAATTCTCCGCTACCGTTGACCGATACCTCCGCCTCCACGGCAACAGCCCTCTCCGCCGCCTCCGCATCCTCTTTTCCCCCTTCGACCACCTCCTCCCCGCCATCGACACCTGGGTCGCCGTCGCAGCGACAAAGCGAGTCGAAGAGTTCGACTTGGACTTGTCGCAGGGGATCATCGATGGCGTCGAAGGCGATTACATGGACGGCCGGGGGCAGTACCTGCTTCCCGCTGCCCTGTTCCGCTGCGAATCGCTGACCCACCTGAGCCTTAGCCGGTGCGATTTCAGTCGACCCGCCCACTTCGCCGTCTTCCGCCGTCTCAACGAGCTCAATTTGTGCCGCGTCAACGTCACCGACGAGGCGCTACAAGAGTTGCTGGTGGATTGCCCGGTTCTTGAAAGGCTGAGCCTGATGAACTGCCGACTCCTCGGGGCGGTCCGAGTCGTCGGAGAACCAGAACTCCAGCTTCGGGCGTTGGCCTTGGTTGATTGCCCAGGAATCGACGAGTTGGAGATCAATGCGCCTAAGCTGCAATCGTTTGTCTATTCCGGCGGGGTATGCTCCCAGATTGACTTCGGTGGTATGCCGGAGCTGGTCGATGCTAAACTTTCGTTGGTCGCCGGCGATTCCATGGAAGCTGACTACGGCGACGCCATAGCTCAGCTCTCACAAGTCAGGAACCTTTCACTGTGCTCTGGGACCCTTGCG TGTATAGTTGCAAACGAAGAGTTTGAAGCTGAAGATTTCGAGGTCATGTTTCCAAACCTGCACGAACTGCAGGTTACAATGAAGCATATATCGAAAGAGTACCTCGCTTGCGTTTATGATTTCTTTCGACACTATCCATCTCCCTTCCTGGAAAAGCTCTTCATTCAA CTTCCCAAAGATGTTCATGATTTGCCGGAGTACTTCAAACTTATTATATCAGATATTCAGAAGCCGCCTGATATCGCCTTAGATAATCTCAAGGTGATCAAGATGACAAATTTCCAAGGATCAAATAATGAGATGAAGCTGGTGAAGTTTCTCCTAGAAAGGGCTGCTGCGCTCGAATATCTATTACTAGTTTCTCCTCCGTTCGATGGCACTGATTGCTTGGCCAAACAAAATGTCGAAATCGAACAAACTAACCCTGAAGAAAGGATGTGGATCAAAATAATTCTTGGTCAGATTTCTGCGCTACCAAAAGCATCACCAGAGGTTTGTATCAAACTGGTTGAGTTCTGGCAAGATGAGGACACTATAAATCCAACACACAACAACAATCTTTACTCTCGATACGACTATCAATCAGGAACTGTGTGCCATAAGTTGGTTCATGCCTTGTTCCGAGGTGATATTGGGGTTGATTAG
- the LOC122047436 gene encoding F-box/FBD/LRR-repeat protein At1g16930-like isoform X2, producing MGQRRRERAEDRISNLPDHLLQSILHLLPLKSAVRTDLLSKRWRGLWLNVLLSATDLDFGPDFAAAESPDQFSATVDRYLRLHGNSPLRRLRILFSPFDHLLPAIDTWVAVAATKRVEEFDLDLSQGIIDGVEGDYMDGRGQYLLPAALFRCESLTHLSLSRCDFSRPAHFAVFRRLNELNLCRVNVTDEALQELLVDCPVLERLSLMNCRLLGAVRVVGEPELQLRALALVDCPGIDELEINAPKLQSFVYSGGVCSQIDFGGMPELVDAKLSLVAGDSMEADYGDAIAQLSQVRNLSLCSGTLACIVANEEFEAEDFEVMFPNLHELQVTMKHISKEYLACVYDFFRHYPSPFLEKLFIQVASQRCS from the exons ATGgggcaaagaagaagagaaagagccgAAGACAGGATCAGCAACCTCCCCGACCACCTCCTCCAATCCATCCTCCACCTCCTGCCTCTCAAATCTGCCGTCCGCACCGACCTCCTTTCCAAGCGGTGGCGCGGCCTGTGGCTCAACGTCCTCCTCTCCGCTACCGACCTCGACTTCGGCCCGGACTTCGCCGCCGCCGAGTCCCCCGACCAATTCTCCGCTACCGTTGACCGATACCTCCGCCTCCACGGCAACAGCCCTCTCCGCCGCCTCCGCATCCTCTTTTCCCCCTTCGACCACCTCCTCCCCGCCATCGACACCTGGGTCGCCGTCGCAGCGACAAAGCGAGTCGAAGAGTTCGACTTGGACTTGTCGCAGGGGATCATCGATGGCGTCGAAGGCGATTACATGGACGGCCGGGGGCAGTACCTGCTTCCCGCTGCCCTGTTCCGCTGCGAATCGCTGACCCACCTGAGCCTTAGCCGGTGCGATTTCAGTCGACCCGCCCACTTCGCCGTCTTCCGCCGTCTCAACGAGCTCAATTTGTGCCGCGTCAACGTCACCGACGAGGCGCTACAAGAGTTGCTGGTGGATTGCCCGGTTCTTGAAAGGCTGAGCCTGATGAACTGCCGACTCCTCGGGGCGGTCCGAGTCGTCGGAGAACCAGAACTCCAGCTTCGGGCGTTGGCCTTGGTTGATTGCCCAGGAATCGACGAGTTGGAGATCAATGCGCCTAAGCTGCAATCGTTTGTCTATTCCGGCGGGGTATGCTCCCAGATTGACTTCGGTGGTATGCCGGAGCTGGTCGATGCTAAACTTTCGTTGGTCGCCGGCGATTCCATGGAAGCTGACTACGGCGACGCCATAGCTCAGCTCTCACAAGTCAGGAACCTTTCACTGTGCTCTGGGACCCTTGCG TGTATAGTTGCAAACGAAGAGTTTGAAGCTGAAGATTTCGAGGTCATGTTTCCAAACCTGCACGAACTGCAGGTTACAATGAAGCATATATCGAAAGAGTACCTCGCTTGCGTTTATGATTTCTTTCGACACTATCCATCTCCCTTCCTGGAAAAGCTCTTCATTCAAGTAG CTTCCCAAAGATGTTCATGA